In the Ruminococcus sp. OA3 genome, one interval contains:
- the pth gene encoding aminoacyl-tRNA hydrolase, producing MYIIVGLGNPTRQYEHTRHNVGFDVIDYLIDTYRIPYSGVGHKAMYGRGMIGSQKVIVAKPVTYMNLSGESVRELTNYYKIDPEHELIVIYDDVSLAPGQIRIRKKGSAGGHNGIKNIIAQLGTQNFMRVKIGVGEKPEGWDLARYVLGHFPDDERKMVDEAIERTAKAVELMLQGEVDKAMNEYNCIKQTVKE from the coding sequence ATGTATATAATTGTAGGTCTTGGAAATCCCACCAGGCAGTATGAACACACCCGCCATAATGTTGGATTTGATGTGATCGATTATCTGATCGATACTTATCGGATCCCTTATTCTGGCGTCGGGCATAAGGCGATGTACGGGAGAGGTATGATCGGTTCACAGAAAGTGATCGTAGCAAAACCTGTAACGTATATGAACTTAAGCGGTGAATCCGTGCGGGAACTGACGAATTATTATAAGATAGACCCGGAACATGAACTGATCGTTATTTACGACGATGTCAGCCTTGCACCAGGGCAGATCCGCATCAGAAAAAAAGGAAGTGCGGGCGGGCATAACGGGATCAAAAACATCATTGCACAGCTTGGAACGCAGAATTTTATGCGTGTGAAGATTGGGGTCGGTGAAAAGCCTGAGGGCTGGGATCTTGCCCGGTATGTGCTCGGTCATTTTCCGGATGACGAGAGAAAGATGGTCGATGAGGCGATCGAACGTACGGCTAAAGCCGTAGAGCTGATGCTTCAGGGTGAAGTTGATAAGGCTATGAATGAGTATAACTGTATAAAACAGACAGTAAAGGAATAA
- a CDS encoding ABC transporter substrate-binding protein: MKKKVLAVMMATAMTIAMAGCGSSKGGSASGDEEAYTIGISQFAEHGSLDNCREGFLLGLKEAGIEEDKNLEVLYDNAQADTGTASTIASNYVSKKVDMICAIATPSAGSAYNACMNSDIPVIYTAVSDPVEAGLADEEGNSVGNITGTSDALPVSEQLQMIRELMPDAKKIGIIYTTSEANSVSTIAEYKKLSGDYGFEIVETGISALADIDLAAADMVKKVDCITNLTDNTVVQGLQTVLSYANEVKIPVFGSEIEQVKNGCLASMGIDYIELGKQTGAMAAKVLTGEAKAEELKYEICSGAEFYVNTAVAENIGFQLDDTKVKEAAEVFDSVGAE, from the coding sequence GCGGGAGCAGCAAAGGCGGCAGTGCATCAGGCGATGAAGAGGCTTATACGATCGGAATCTCACAGTTTGCAGAACACGGATCTCTTGACAACTGCAGGGAAGGTTTTCTGTTGGGTTTGAAAGAAGCGGGTATTGAAGAAGATAAGAATCTGGAGGTGTTGTATGACAATGCACAGGCGGACACGGGAACTGCCAGTACGATTGCCAGCAACTACGTGTCCAAGAAGGTAGATATGATCTGCGCGATCGCTACTCCAAGTGCAGGAAGTGCGTATAACGCTTGTATGAATTCTGATATTCCTGTAATTTATACAGCAGTGTCTGACCCTGTGGAAGCGGGGCTTGCAGATGAGGAAGGGAATTCCGTGGGAAACATTACGGGAACCTCGGATGCGCTGCCGGTCTCCGAACAGCTGCAGATGATCAGGGAACTGATGCCGGATGCAAAAAAAATCGGCATCATTTACACGACAAGTGAGGCGAATTCGGTGAGCACGATCGCTGAGTACAAGAAGCTTTCCGGGGACTATGGATTTGAGATTGTCGAAACAGGTATCAGTGCCCTGGCGGATATAGATCTTGCCGCCGCTGATATGGTTAAAAAAGTAGACTGTATTACAAACCTCACAGATAATACAGTAGTTCAAGGACTGCAGACTGTTCTTTCCTATGCAAATGAGGTTAAAATTCCGGTTTTTGGAAGTGAAATAGAGCAGGTGAAAAACGGCTGTCTGGCTTCTATGGGAATCGATTATATCGAACTTGGCAAACAGACCGGTGCGATGGCTGCAAAAGTCCTGACAGGCGAGGCAAAGGCCGAAGAATTGAAGTATGAAATCTGTTCTGGGGCGGAATTCTATGTTAATACGGCTGTGGCAGAGAACATTGGATTTCAGCTGGATGATACAAAAGTAAAAGAAGCGGCGGAAGTATTTGACAGCGTCGGCGCAGAATAA
- a CDS encoding ATP-binding cassette domain-containing protein produces the protein MLQLKNIHKYFNPGSVNEMCLFRGYDLTVDEGEFVSVVGSNGSGKTSMLNIICGSIDVDQGQVIMNGVDITNQREFTRLRSIGRVYQNPAKGTCPSMTILENMSIADNKGKPYNLGRGLNRKQKDRYADMLRPLNLGLESKLDTKVGALSGGQRQALSLLMSTMTPIEFLILDEHTAALDPKTAEIIMELTDQIVKEKKLTTIMVTHNLRYAVEYGNRLIMMHQGENIIDASGTARNDIKIDEILGKFNEISIECGN, from the coding sequence ATGCTGCAGCTTAAAAATATACACAAATATTTTAATCCGGGTTCTGTCAATGAGATGTGTCTGTTCCGAGGATATGATCTGACCGTGGATGAGGGTGAGTTTGTCTCTGTGGTAGGCAGCAACGGATCAGGAAAGACCTCTATGCTGAATATTATCTGTGGGAGTATTGATGTGGATCAGGGGCAGGTGATCATGAACGGTGTGGATATTACAAACCAGAGAGAATTCACACGCCTGCGCAGCATAGGAAGGGTATATCAGAATCCTGCAAAGGGAACGTGTCCCAGCATGACCATACTGGAAAACATGTCGATTGCGGATAATAAAGGAAAACCGTATAATTTGGGCAGAGGCTTGAACCGTAAGCAGAAAGACCGGTATGCTGATATGCTCCGTCCTCTGAATTTAGGTCTGGAAAGCAAGCTTGATACGAAAGTCGGTGCGCTCTCGGGTGGCCAGCGCCAGGCGTTATCCCTTCTTATGTCAACTATGACTCCGATTGAATTTTTAATCCTGGATGAACACACGGCGGCTCTTGACCCGAAGACAGCTGAGATCATCATGGAGCTGACGGACCAAATCGTAAAAGAAAAAAAACTTACGACAATCATGGTGACACACAATCTTCGATATGCCGTTGAGTATGGAAACAGGCTGATTATGATGCATCAGGGGGAAAATATAATCGATGCGTCAGGGACCGCACGAAACGACATAAAAATCGATGAGATTTTGGGCAAATTTAACGAAATCAGTATCGAATGCGGCAATTAA
- a CDS encoding ABC transporter permease, whose protein sequence is MALLISVLEQGMIYGIMALGVYITYKILDFPDLTVDGSFPMGVAVTAVLISKGVNPLLTLPVSLLAGALIGVLTGLIHVKLKVRDLLSGIIMMTALYTVNLRIAGGKANLPIYNNETIFDNQIVNKIFTGGLAPFKTVIIILVITLVAKYALDWYMSTKSGFLLRAVGDNPTIITSLGVDKGIVKIVGLAVSNALVSLGGCIYAQQQRYFDASMGTGTVVIGLASVIIGTSLFRKVTLLRVTSSVIIGSILYKGCVAIAISRGFAASDLKFITAVLFLIILVLGMERKRKVKTDAAA, encoded by the coding sequence GTGGCATTACTGATTAGTGTATTGGAACAGGGCATGATATACGGTATCATGGCGCTGGGGGTATATATCACGTATAAGATTCTGGATTTTCCGGACCTTACGGTAGACGGCAGCTTTCCGATGGGAGTTGCGGTTACTGCGGTTTTGATCAGCAAGGGGGTCAATCCGCTGCTGACTTTGCCGGTATCTTTGCTGGCAGGCGCGCTGATCGGTGTTCTGACAGGATTGATCCATGTAAAACTTAAAGTCAGGGATTTATTATCCGGAATCATCATGATGACTGCATTATATACGGTTAATCTGAGAATTGCCGGGGGTAAAGCAAATCTTCCTATCTATAATAACGAGACAATTTTTGACAATCAGATTGTAAATAAAATTTTTACTGGTGGTCTGGCGCCATTTAAAACAGTTATTATTATTTTGGTGATTACACTTGTCGCCAAATACGCGCTTGACTGGTATATGAGTACAAAATCGGGGTTTCTGCTTCGGGCAGTCGGAGATAACCCAACAATCATCACATCGCTTGGTGTCGATAAAGGAATCGTCAAAATTGTGGGGCTGGCAGTTTCCAATGCACTGGTATCACTTGGTGGCTGTATCTACGCACAGCAGCAGCGTTACTTTGACGCCTCTATGGGGACGGGAACGGTGGTCATCGGGCTCGCCAGCGTGATTATCGGAACGAGCCTGTTTAGAAAAGTCACGCTGCTGCGAGTGACTTCAAGTGTGATTATCGGATCGATCCTCTACAAAGGATGCGTGGCAATAGCGATCAGCAGAGGATTTGCAGCCAGCGATTTAAAATTTATAACGGCAGTGCTGTTCCTGATTATTCTGGTCTTGGGAATGGAGCGCAAAAGGAAGGTGAAGACAGATGCTGCAGCTTAA
- a CDS encoding CobW family GTP-binding protein → MTKVDIISGFLGAGKTTLIKQLLTDALKDEQVVLIENEFGEIGIDGGFLKDAGIEIREMNSGCICCSLVGDFGASLKEVIEKYHPDRIVIEPSGVGLLSDVMKAVEKVEKECDIRLNSHITVVDVNKCKMYLRNFGEFYENQVEYAGTVILSRTDKASAEKVKKAVDSIRGINSHAHIITTPIAQLGGKKVLEVMEDEVRKLEEDHHHEHGETCSCGHGHDHDHDHHHEHGETCSCGNDHDHHHEHGETCSCGHDHHHHDADEVFTSWGTETARTYEKDEIDRILKTLSDDGAYGTVLRAKGMVPDAAGTWHYFDMVPEEYEIRDGSPEFTGRLCVIGSRLNETKLEELFALS, encoded by the coding sequence ATGACAAAAGTAGATATTATCTCCGGATTTTTGGGAGCCGGAAAGACAACACTGATAAAACAGCTGCTTACAGATGCGCTGAAGGATGAACAGGTGGTGCTGATTGAAAATGAATTTGGAGAAATCGGCATTGACGGAGGGTTTTTAAAAGATGCAGGCATCGAGATCCGCGAGATGAATTCCGGATGCATCTGCTGCTCACTTGTAGGGGATTTTGGGGCATCCCTGAAAGAGGTCATTGAGAAGTATCATCCGGACCGCATTGTAATCGAGCCTTCTGGAGTCGGACTCCTCTCAGATGTAATGAAAGCAGTAGAAAAAGTGGAAAAAGAGTGTGATATCCGTCTTAACAGTCATATTACGGTAGTGGATGTGAATAAGTGTAAAATGTACCTGCGCAATTTCGGTGAGTTTTATGAGAATCAGGTAGAATATGCAGGGACTGTAATTTTGAGCCGGACAGACAAGGCCTCTGCAGAGAAAGTAAAGAAGGCAGTTGATTCTATCCGGGGGATTAACAGCCATGCACATATTATCACCACGCCGATCGCACAGCTTGGCGGGAAAAAGGTTTTGGAAGTGATGGAAGATGAGGTGAGGAAACTGGAAGAAGATCATCATCATGAGCATGGAGAGACATGCAGCTGCGGGCATGGCCATGACCACGACCATGATCATCACCACGAACACGGAGAGACATGCAGCTGCGGGAACGACCATGACCATCACCACGAACACGGAGAGACATGCAGCTGTGGGCATGACCATCACCATCATGATGCGGATGAAGTCTTCACCAGCTGGGGAACAGAAACAGCCAGAACGTACGAGAAGGATGAGATTGACAGAATCTTAAAGACACTTTCAGACGACGGAGCGTATGGAACAGTACTGCGTGCCAAGGGAATGGTCCCTGATGCAGCCGGGACCTGGCATTACTTTGATATGGTTCCGGAAGAGTATGAGATTCGAGACGGAAGTCCTGAATTTACGGGCAGACTCTGTGTGATCGGATCCCGGCTCAACGAAACAAAACTGGAAGAGCTGTTCGCGCTTTCTTAA
- a CDS encoding GTP-binding protein has protein sequence MAYNDIDVPVYLVTGFLESGKTTFLDGTIHQNYFNIPETTLLILCEEGEIEYDEAELRRRRRTVIEVIEEAEDFTEDTLRYLAKKHRPERVLLEFNPLWSVSKLLQMELPEGWGIIQQIVTVDASCFEIYMKNLKSLFVEMVRDAELVLFNRCNKEQPLASFRRSVKVVNPAAEIIFENEDGEVEDIFEDCMPFDLDADVIDILEEDYGIWYVDMMDNPEDYEGKTVRYKGMVLKSEDLDADYFVAGRMAMTCCADDTSFIGYVCKYQEAPSLEMGSWVLVTASIHREYMQVYHDEGPVLYAKEIRPAEKPKEELVYFN, from the coding sequence ATGGCATATAATGATATTGACGTGCCGGTATATCTCGTGACCGGATTTTTGGAGAGTGGAAAAACGACGTTTCTGGATGGAACGATCCATCAGAATTATTTTAATATACCTGAGACAACGCTATTGATCCTGTGTGAAGAGGGCGAAATAGAATATGATGAAGCGGAGCTCAGAAGACGCCGGAGAACGGTCATTGAAGTGATCGAGGAGGCGGAAGACTTTACCGAAGATACGCTGCGCTATCTTGCAAAAAAGCATCGGCCGGAGCGCGTACTTCTGGAATTCAATCCGCTGTGGTCTGTGTCAAAGCTTCTGCAGATGGAACTCCCGGAAGGGTGGGGGATCATTCAACAGATTGTGACTGTGGATGCAAGCTGCTTTGAAATCTATATGAAGAATCTGAAGTCCCTGTTTGTGGAGATGGTCAGGGATGCTGAGCTTGTCCTGTTTAACCGCTGCAATAAAGAGCAGCCGCTGGCATCTTTCAGGCGCAGCGTCAAAGTTGTCAATCCGGCGGCGGAGATCATTTTTGAAAACGAAGATGGAGAAGTGGAAGATATTTTCGAAGACTGCATGCCTTTTGATCTGGATGCGGATGTCATTGACATTTTGGAAGAGGATTACGGCATCTGGTATGTGGATATGATGGATAATCCTGAGGACTACGAAGGAAAAACAGTCCGTTATAAAGGAATGGTGCTGAAAAGTGAAGATCTGGATGCGGATTATTTTGTGGCCGGAAGGATGGCGATGACGTGCTGCGCAGATGATACCAGCTTTATTGGATACGTGTGCAAATACCAGGAAGCACCGTCTCTTGAGATGGGGAGCTGGGTTTTGGTCACTGCATCTATTCACCGGGAATATATGCAGGTATACCACGATGAAGGACCTGTGCTCTATGCAAAAGAGATCAGACCGGCAGAAAAGCCGAAGGAAGAACTGGTTTATTTCAATTGA